TCATGTTTTCCTCGTTCTTGTTCTCCGGATCACGCTCCCCCTGCCATTAAGTTTCACCCCTGCGGATTCTCGACTGTGGATTCATCAACTCTCCCGGAAAAACACGCCCGTCTTGGTCAGGTGTGTTCGTCCGCAGGTGAGATCCGGGCTGCAATCCTCATCACGAGGTAATCCATACGCAACCGCACTCCCGCTGGAAATGACAGCTTGCCAGTTGCCCCCTAAAATTTTCAGACTCGACCCACCGTGACGAGTGCATCCGAGCCGCCTACCTCCACCGCTGCCCCCACCACCAGCACCCGGTGGCGCTGGTATCTTGCCTTGGGCGCTCTCCTGGCAGTGGGCGTCGCCACTCGCTATCTGCCGTTTCAGTCGATAATCAAGGACACGCTCGACTCGATCGGACGCCTTGGCGGCTGGGGACCCGCGCTCTTCATCGCCAGTTACATCCTAGCTACGGTTCTCTTTATCCCCGGCTCCGCACTCACGCTCGGCGCCGGTGCCGTATTCGGGTTCGCGTGGGGTTGCGCCTACGCTTCTGCGGGTTCAACCTTAGGGGCGCTGTGCGCATTCTGGGTCGGACGCCATTGGGCTCGCGATGCCATCGCTCGTCGCCTACAAGGCAACTCTCGATTCAATGCGATCGACCAGGCAGTGGCTCAAGATGGTTGGAAGATCGTCCTGCTCACTCGGCTATCCCCCATGTTTCCGTTCACTCTGCTAAACTATGCGTTTGGGATCACTCGGGTCTCGATGCGCGAGTATGCGCTCGCCTCCTGGATCGGTATGATGCCGGGCACGGTGCTCTACGTCTA
The nucleotide sequence above comes from Verrucomicrobiales bacterium. Encoded proteins:
- a CDS encoding TVP38/TMEM64 family protein, with protein sequence MTSASEPPTSTAAPTTSTRWRWYLALGALLAVGVATRYLPFQSIIKDTLDSIGRLGGWGPALFIASYILATVLFIPGSALTLGAGAVFGFAWGCAYASAGSTLGALCAFWVGRHWARDAIARRLQGNSRFNAIDQAVAQDGWKIVLLTRLSPMFPFTLLNYAFGITRVSMREYALASWIGMMPGTVLYVYLGSLAHEATGERKRSLAEWILYAIGLAATLIVTVVITRRAKKALSERIRP